One window of Vicinamibacterales bacterium genomic DNA carries:
- a CDS encoding DUF349 domain-containing protein — MGILDKLRPQSKSTHPDPNIRIEAVHEIEAGDLASLSAFAKDDGDARVRRAAVSRITDAAVLADIARNESEGGVRDHAVGQLVEQASKHDAEVASPAVAALASLGRERELATVAKASGPEAVRRAAIAAVRDQKSLGSIARHAAESGARLLAVERLTDPAEIEGVAMRGEHADAAVAAVDRLVEPSAETLTNISQKARAKAAQKKARTLLKASEPAPVAAPESGPAFKEAEQQTARDLVTQMTALSSVNDFTQLREAYAAGRVAWVELLADADIQDNIQADFENASEVVRQRLAADEAARADAERQRRALEQEQADRIAACAHVESLSGADLADQLAGARAAWEGMPVMPEAWAAELDRRFAEACRAAEKRHERRLQAQQSAERLPTLVPEVEALAANPSYADVRSQWYALRKQWQAIARDVEIDVELKARYDAAAQALEAQEQAYRDSKGQQQTQNLQRLQAVVQKFETRASAESLTLKQTDQLLKDVKLAVGTMGPLPTKQDREDLMVRLQAVRTSLTPRIQELREAEEWKRWANVQVQEELCAKMEALIPLAETDPEKASNEMRTLQERWKPVAAAPRSQAETLWTRFKAAQEQVYDKCKDFFATQATERVENLKQKEALCVRAESMADSTDWVKTADAMKTLQADWKAIGPVTRGNEKAVWERFRAACDKFFTRRQEDLKQRKQDWTENLKRKEALVAEAEQLSQSTEWEQAASRIKRIQVEWKTIGPVKKSKSDAIWNQFRAACDLFFERFKNRDSVALTGKLVDREAAVTELEGLLPAADAGEAPQPDDLYAKVQAARARWVQGPELPRHTLAPLSERVNAALFTLVTRWPDAFKGTDIDPELTKGKMEKLVAKVEKLLPTEAAEPAKNLSPAELLARQWREALAANTMGAGAARQAEDARQRASEQEVRSAQAAWARLGPMSPEERKPLQDRFDRAVRKFSELRRRSAARA; from the coding sequence ATGGGAATTCTCGACAAGCTCCGGCCGCAGTCCAAGTCCACCCACCCCGATCCCAACATCAGAATTGAAGCGGTGCACGAGATCGAGGCGGGCGACCTCGCGTCCCTCAGTGCCTTTGCCAAGGACGATGGCGATGCGCGCGTGAGGCGGGCGGCGGTGTCGCGCATCACGGATGCGGCGGTACTGGCCGACATCGCGCGCAACGAATCGGAGGGCGGCGTCCGCGATCACGCGGTGGGCCAGCTCGTCGAGCAGGCCTCCAAGCACGATGCCGAGGTCGCCTCACCCGCGGTGGCGGCGCTGGCGTCGCTTGGCCGCGAGCGCGAGCTGGCGACGGTGGCGAAGGCGTCTGGCCCCGAGGCCGTGCGCCGCGCCGCCATTGCCGCGGTCCGCGATCAGAAATCCCTGGGTAGCATCGCCCGTCACGCCGCCGAGTCGGGAGCCCGGCTGCTGGCCGTCGAGCGGCTCACTGACCCCGCCGAGATTGAAGGCGTGGCCATGCGCGGCGAGCACGCCGACGCGGCGGTGGCCGCCGTCGATCGGCTGGTGGAGCCGTCGGCCGAGACGCTGACCAACATCAGCCAGAAGGCGCGCGCCAAGGCGGCGCAGAAGAAGGCGCGCACGCTGCTCAAGGCCAGCGAGCCCGCGCCGGTCGCCGCGCCCGAGTCGGGCCCGGCGTTCAAGGAAGCCGAGCAGCAGACGGCCCGCGACCTGGTGACGCAGATGACGGCGCTGTCGTCGGTCAACGACTTCACGCAGTTGCGGGAGGCCTACGCCGCCGGACGCGTGGCGTGGGTGGAACTGCTCGCCGATGCCGACATCCAGGACAACATCCAGGCCGACTTCGAGAACGCCTCGGAAGTCGTGCGCCAGCGGCTGGCGGCAGACGAGGCGGCGCGCGCCGACGCCGAACGCCAGCGGCGCGCCCTCGAGCAGGAACAGGCCGATCGCATCGCGGCGTGCGCGCACGTCGAAAGCCTCAGTGGCGCCGACCTCGCCGACCAGCTCGCCGGGGCGCGCGCGGCGTGGGAGGGCATGCCCGTCATGCCGGAGGCGTGGGCCGCGGAACTCGATCGCCGGTTCGCCGAAGCCTGCCGCGCGGCCGAGAAGCGGCACGAACGGCGCCTCCAGGCCCAGCAGTCGGCGGAGCGGCTGCCGACCCTGGTGCCGGAGGTCGAGGCCCTGGCCGCGAACCCGTCCTACGCGGACGTCCGCAGCCAGTGGTACGCGCTGCGCAAGCAGTGGCAGGCCATCGCCCGCGACGTCGAGATCGACGTCGAGTTGAAGGCCCGTTACGACGCGGCCGCGCAGGCGCTCGAAGCGCAGGAACAGGCCTACCGCGACAGCAAGGGTCAACAGCAGACCCAGAACCTGCAGCGCCTCCAGGCCGTCGTCCAGAAGTTCGAGACCCGGGCCTCGGCCGAGAGCCTCACGCTCAAGCAGACCGATCAGCTCCTGAAGGACGTCAAGCTCGCCGTCGGCACCATGGGTCCGCTGCCCACCAAGCAGGATCGCGAAGACCTGATGGTCCGCCTGCAGGCCGTGCGCACCTCGCTGACGCCGCGCATCCAGGAACTGCGCGAGGCTGAAGAGTGGAAGCGGTGGGCGAACGTCCAGGTGCAGGAAGAGCTGTGCGCCAAGATGGAAGCGCTCATCCCGCTCGCCGAAACCGATCCCGAAAAGGCGTCCAACGAGATGCGGACGCTGCAGGAACGGTGGAAGCCGGTGGCCGCGGCGCCGCGCTCGCAGGCCGAGACGCTGTGGACGCGCTTCAAGGCCGCCCAGGAGCAGGTCTACGACAAGTGCAAGGACTTCTTCGCCACCCAGGCGACCGAGCGCGTCGAGAACCTCAAGCAGAAGGAAGCGCTGTGCGTGCGCGCCGAGTCGATGGCCGACTCCACCGATTGGGTGAAGACCGCCGACGCCATGAAGACGCTGCAGGCCGACTGGAAGGCCATTGGCCCGGTCACGCGTGGCAACGAGAAGGCGGTGTGGGAACGCTTCCGCGCCGCGTGCGACAAGTTCTTCACGCGCCGGCAGGAAGACCTCAAGCAGCGCAAGCAGGACTGGACCGAGAACCTCAAGCGCAAGGAGGCGCTGGTCGCCGAAGCCGAGCAGCTGTCGCAGTCCACCGAATGGGAGCAGGCCGCGTCGCGCATCAAGCGCATCCAGGTCGAGTGGAAGACGATTGGCCCGGTCAAGAAGAGCAAGTCGGACGCGATCTGGAACCAGTTCCGCGCCGCCTGCGACCTGTTCTTCGAGCGCTTCAAGAATCGTGACTCGGTCGCGCTGACCGGCAAGCTGGTCGATCGCGAAGCCGCGGTCACCGAACTCGAAGGCCTGCTGCCGGCGGCGGATGCCGGCGAGGCGCCGCAACCGGACGACCTCTACGCGAAAGTGCAGGCTGCTCGCGCCCGCTGGGTCCAGGGCCCCGAATTGCCGCGCCACACGCTGGCCCCGCTCTCCGAACGTGTCAACGCCGCGCTGTTCACGCTGGTCACGCGGTGGCCCGACGCCTTCAAGGGCACCGACATCGACCCCGAACTGACCAAGGGCAAGATGGAGAAGCTGGTGGCCAAGGTCGAGAAGCTGTTGCCGACCGAAGCGGCCGAACCGGCGAAGAACCTGTCGCCGGCCGAGTTGCTCGCGCGCCAGTGGCGCGAGGCCCTCGCCGCCAACACCATGGGCGCCGGCGCCGCGCGCCAGGCCGAGGATGCGCGCCAGCGCGCGTCCGAGCAGGAAGTGCGCAGCGCGCAGGCCGCCTGGGCGCGCCTGGGCCCGATGTCGCCTGAGGAGCGCAAGCCGCTGCAGGATCGCTTCGACCGCGCCGTGCGCAAGTTCTCGGAGTTGCGGCGACGGAGTGCGGCGCGGGCCTGA
- a CDS encoding DUF5615 family PIN-like protein, with protein MRVLLDENLPHDLIATLVGHEVMTVQGLGWAGTLNGELLKRAAGVADAFVTMDRKLERQHDLTNLTFGIVIIAARSNKMQDLLPLVDALQGALATIKPGVVARIGEQLRS; from the coding sequence GTGCGCGTCCTGCTTGATGAGAATCTTCCGCACGACCTGATCGCCACTCTGGTCGGTCACGAAGTCATGACCGTTCAGGGGCTCGGCTGGGCGGGCACGTTGAATGGTGAGTTGCTGAAGCGTGCCGCCGGGGTTGCGGACGCCTTCGTGACGATGGATCGAAAGCTCGAGCGGCAGCACGATCTGACTAATCTCACATTCGGGATTGTGATCATTGCGGCTCGTTCAAACAAGATGCAGGACCTGCTGCCCCTTGTTGATGCCCTTCAGGGGGCCTTGGCAACCATCAAACCGGGTGTCGTCGCGAGGATTGGCGAGCAGCTCCGTTCCTAG
- a CDS encoding PadR family transcriptional regulator has protein sequence MGLTNTPDLLPGTLDLLILRAIAHGPHHGYGIADRIRVASDDVLLVGESALYPALQRLLAGGYAKAEWGSSDNNRRARFYTITPAGRKRLLAERTAYDRMAAAITRVMQMT, from the coding sequence GTGGGACTGACCAACACACCCGATCTGCTGCCGGGCACGCTCGACTTGCTGATCCTGCGGGCGATTGCCCATGGCCCTCACCATGGCTACGGTATTGCCGACCGGATTCGCGTGGCTTCCGACGACGTCCTTCTGGTTGGTGAGAGCGCGCTCTATCCGGCATTGCAGCGGCTGCTCGCCGGCGGCTACGCCAAGGCGGAGTGGGGCAGTTCCGACAATAACCGGCGGGCGCGGTTCTATACCATCACTCCGGCCGGCCGGAAGCGGCTGCTGGCCGAGCGCACAGCCTACGACCGGATGGCGGCGGCGATCACGCGCGTCATGCAGATGACCTGA
- a CDS encoding metalloregulator ArsR/SmtB family transcription factor, which translates to MQQASALYRLLGDEARLRLLRVLDQDRFNVKELTGILGLAQSGVSRHLGLLKEAGLVAEERDGSYTFYRLAPAVRDEKKGALWPVLQAQFRDAAGSALLKADEARLQEVLRLRRENFEHVSPDTRDGRQLVPGRSWAAWSRAMGLLLPPLDVADLGCGEGYLTVETARWARRVVAVDRSTGVLDRAKALAARKRLTNITWKKGELEKLPIDDGTMDVALLSQALHHAGEPAAALAEAARILKPGGRLVILDLRPHDETWVREKLGDQWFGFSDDHLSGLLTRAGFTDIRVALGARRTNDPFAVLLAIGTKPAKTRKKT; encoded by the coding sequence ATGCAACAGGCGTCCGCGCTCTATCGCCTGCTGGGGGACGAGGCCCGGCTGCGGCTGCTGCGCGTGCTGGACCAGGACCGTTTCAACGTGAAGGAACTGACCGGCATTCTCGGGCTCGCCCAATCCGGCGTCTCGCGGCACCTTGGCCTGCTGAAAGAGGCGGGCCTGGTCGCCGAGGAGCGGGACGGCTCCTACACCTTCTACCGGCTTGCCCCTGCCGTGCGCGACGAGAAGAAAGGGGCGCTGTGGCCGGTGCTGCAAGCGCAGTTTCGCGACGCCGCCGGCTCCGCGCTGCTCAAGGCCGACGAAGCGCGGCTGCAGGAAGTGTTGCGGCTGCGGCGCGAGAACTTCGAGCACGTCAGCCCCGACACGCGCGACGGCCGCCAACTGGTGCCGGGCCGGAGCTGGGCGGCATGGTCGCGGGCCATGGGCCTGCTGCTCCCGCCGCTCGACGTCGCCGACCTCGGCTGCGGCGAAGGCTACCTGACCGTGGAAACCGCGCGGTGGGCGCGGCGCGTGGTGGCCGTGGACCGTTCGACCGGCGTGCTCGACCGCGCCAAGGCACTGGCCGCGCGCAAGCGCCTGACCAACATCACCTGGAAGAAGGGCGAGCTCGAGAAGCTCCCGATCGACGACGGGACGATGGACGTGGCGCTGTTGTCGCAGGCGCTGCACCACGCCGGCGAGCCCGCCGCGGCGCTGGCCGAAGCGGCGCGCATCCTCAAGCCCGGGGGGCGGCTCGTGATCCTCGACCTGCGCCCGCACGACGAGACCTGGGTGCGCGAGAAGCTCGGCGACCAGTGGTTCGGGTTCAGCGACGACCACCTCAGCGGCCTGCTCACCCGGGCCGGCTTCACCGACATTCGCGTCGCGCTCGGCGCGCGGCGCACTAACGATCCCTTTGCAGTGCTCCTGGCGATTGGCACCAAGCCAGCGAAGACCCGGAAGAAGACATGA
- the metH gene encoding methionine synthase has product MTTLETLERLLSERILVLDGAMGTMVQRRKLTEADFRGQRFASHSHDLKGNNDVLVLTRPDVVAEIHAEYLAAGADIIETNTFSAQAVSQADYGLEAISYELNLEAARLARRVTDEWTAKTPDQPRFVAGSIGPTTKTLSISPDVNNAAFRAITFDAMKDAFKEQARGLIDGGSHLLLVETQIDTLNAKAALVAVAEAFEESGTRLPLMISATLTDLSGRTLSGQTLDAFYVSVEHAKPFSVGLNCALGARQMRPYLADLARTVPGHVSCYPNAGLPNAFGHYDETPDETAALVKDFADSGFVNIIGGCCGTTPDHIRAIARAVKGVAPRSAALQHPSTPAPQHYTTLSGLEPLVIRPDSNFQMIGERTNVTGSKKFERLVKARDWAGAATVALDQVRGGANIIDVNMDEGMLDSEACMTEFLNYIGTEPEIARLPIMIDSSKWSVIEAGLKCVQGKAIVNSISLKEGEADFLKKARMVRRYGAAMIVMAFDEKGQADTVERKLAICTRAYQLLTEQAGVDPSDIIFDPNILAIATGLEEHNDYGKYFIEATRLIKQACPGVKISGGVSNLSFSFRGNGVVREAIHSAFLFHAIKAGMDMGIVNAGQLIVYEDIPKDLLEHVEDIIFNRRPDATERMVTFAEQVKGSGTKRENDLKWREGPVESRLSYALVHGNVDFIEVDAEEARAKYGRPLLVIEGPLMDGMKVVGELFGAGKMFLPQVVKSARAMKRAVAYLEPFMAAEKAERLAAGGATERSNAGRILTATVKGDVHDIGKNIVGVVLGCNNYEVIDLGVMVSCDRILQEALDRKVDIIGLSGLITPSLDEMVFVASEMQRRQMTLPLLIGGATTSPQHTAVKVAPEYSQPTVHVPDASRVVDVVASLISPDQKAAFDQSNRAHQAKLRDQHAGRRDRPTLSLEKARANRLRLDFSDVAAPSFTGLKKVDVALADLVPFIDWQFFFAAWELKGRFPAILADATIGQAATELYGHGQALLKQIVDGKLIRARGVYGFWKANSDGDTIVLENGVRFPMLRQQEVIADDKPNRSLADFVAPFGGGVTDYVGAFAVTAGLGVDELVKKFEAGHDDYSAILVKALADRLAEAFAEYLHAQARREWGIVDQLSNDDLIEENFRGIRPAFGYPACPDHSEKARLFDLLGARAVGLDLTESFAMTPAASVSGLYFSHPQSKYFAIQRIGADQVADYAKRKGMEVSEAERWLRPVLAYDPSLVSA; this is encoded by the coding sequence ATGACAACACTCGAGACCCTCGAACGCCTGCTGTCGGAACGCATCCTCGTGCTCGACGGCGCGATGGGCACCATGGTCCAGCGGCGCAAGCTGACCGAAGCCGACTTCCGCGGCCAGCGCTTCGCGTCGCACTCGCATGACCTCAAGGGCAACAACGACGTGCTGGTGCTGACCCGGCCCGACGTCGTCGCCGAGATCCACGCCGAATACCTGGCGGCGGGCGCCGACATCATCGAGACCAACACCTTCAGCGCGCAGGCCGTGTCGCAGGCCGACTACGGCCTGGAGGCGATCTCGTACGAGCTGAACCTCGAAGCGGCGCGGCTGGCGCGGCGCGTGACCGACGAGTGGACGGCGAAGACGCCGGACCAGCCGCGGTTCGTGGCCGGCTCGATCGGCCCCACCACCAAGACGCTGTCGATCTCCCCCGACGTCAACAACGCAGCCTTCCGCGCCATCACCTTCGACGCGATGAAGGACGCGTTCAAGGAGCAGGCGCGCGGCCTGATCGACGGCGGCAGCCACCTGCTGCTGGTGGAAACGCAGATCGACACGCTCAACGCCAAGGCCGCGCTGGTCGCGGTGGCAGAGGCGTTCGAGGAAAGCGGCACGCGGCTGCCGCTCATGATCTCGGCGACGCTGACCGACCTGAGCGGACGCACGCTCTCCGGCCAGACGCTCGACGCGTTCTACGTCTCGGTGGAACACGCCAAGCCGTTCAGCGTCGGCCTCAACTGCGCCCTCGGCGCGCGGCAGATGCGCCCGTACCTGGCCGACCTCGCGCGCACGGTCCCGGGCCACGTCAGCTGTTACCCCAACGCCGGGCTGCCGAATGCCTTCGGGCACTACGACGAGACGCCGGACGAGACCGCGGCGCTGGTCAAGGACTTCGCCGACAGCGGCTTCGTCAACATCATCGGCGGCTGCTGCGGCACCACCCCCGACCACATTCGCGCCATCGCGCGAGCGGTTAAGGGCGTGGCACCCCGCTCTGCCGCACTTCAGCACCCCAGCACCCCAGCACCCCAGCACTACACGACCCTGTCGGGATTGGAGCCGCTGGTCATCCGGCCCGACAGCAACTTCCAGATGATCGGCGAGCGCACCAACGTCACCGGCTCCAAGAAGTTCGAGCGGCTGGTGAAGGCGCGCGACTGGGCCGGCGCGGCGACGGTCGCCCTCGATCAGGTCCGCGGCGGCGCCAACATCATCGACGTCAACATGGACGAGGGCATGCTCGATTCGGAAGCGTGCATGACTGAGTTCCTCAACTACATCGGCACCGAGCCGGAGATCGCGCGGCTGCCGATCATGATCGACAGCTCGAAGTGGTCGGTGATCGAGGCCGGCCTCAAGTGCGTGCAGGGCAAGGCCATCGTCAATTCGATCAGCCTCAAGGAAGGCGAAGCCGACTTCCTGAAGAAAGCCCGAATGGTGCGCCGCTACGGCGCGGCGATGATCGTGATGGCCTTCGACGAGAAGGGCCAGGCCGACACCGTCGAGCGCAAGTTGGCGATCTGCACCCGCGCCTACCAGCTCCTCACCGAGCAGGCCGGCGTCGATCCGTCCGACATCATCTTCGACCCGAACATCCTGGCCATTGCCACCGGCCTCGAGGAACACAACGACTACGGCAAGTACTTCATCGAGGCGACGCGCCTGATCAAGCAGGCCTGCCCGGGCGTGAAGATCAGCGGCGGCGTCAGTAACCTGTCGTTCTCGTTCCGCGGCAACGGGGTGGTGCGCGAGGCCATCCACTCGGCCTTCCTGTTCCACGCCATCAAGGCCGGCATGGACATGGGCATCGTCAACGCCGGGCAGCTGATCGTCTACGAAGACATCCCGAAGGACCTGCTCGAGCACGTCGAAGACATCATTTTCAACCGGCGGCCCGATGCCACCGAGCGCATGGTCACGTTTGCCGAGCAGGTGAAGGGTTCCGGCACCAAGCGTGAGAACGACTTGAAGTGGCGCGAAGGCCCGGTCGAGTCGCGCCTGTCGTATGCCCTGGTGCACGGCAACGTTGACTTCATCGAGGTCGACGCCGAGGAGGCCCGCGCGAAATACGGCCGCCCGCTGCTGGTCATCGAAGGGCCGCTGATGGACGGCATGAAGGTGGTCGGCGAGCTGTTCGGCGCCGGCAAGATGTTCCTGCCGCAAGTGGTGAAGAGCGCCCGCGCCATGAAGCGCGCCGTCGCCTACCTCGAGCCGTTCATGGCCGCCGAGAAGGCGGAGCGTCTGGCCGCCGGCGGCGCCACCGAGCGCAGCAACGCCGGCCGCATCCTCACCGCCACGGTCAAGGGCGACGTCCACGACATCGGCAAGAACATCGTCGGGGTGGTGCTCGGCTGCAACAACTACGAGGTGATCGACCTCGGCGTGATGGTGTCGTGCGACCGGATCCTGCAGGAGGCGCTCGACCGCAAGGTGGACATCATCGGCCTCAGCGGCCTGATCACGCCGTCGCTCGACGAGATGGTGTTCGTGGCGTCGGAGATGCAGCGGCGGCAGATGACGCTGCCCCTGCTGATCGGCGGCGCCACCACCAGCCCGCAGCACACGGCAGTGAAAGTCGCACCGGAATACTCGCAGCCGACGGTGCACGTGCCGGATGCGTCACGCGTGGTGGACGTGGTGGCCAGCCTGATCAGCCCGGATCAGAAGGCGGCGTTCGACCAGTCGAACCGCGCGCACCAGGCGAAGCTGCGCGACCAGCACGCCGGCCGGCGCGACCGGCCGACGCTGTCGCTCGAGAAGGCGCGCGCCAATCGCCTGCGCCTCGACTTCAGCGACGTCGCCGCACCGTCGTTCACCGGCCTCAAGAAGGTGGACGTGGCGCTGGCGGACCTGGTGCCATTCATCGACTGGCAGTTCTTCTTTGCGGCGTGGGAACTGAAGGGCCGCTTCCCCGCCATTCTGGCCGATGCCACCATCGGCCAGGCCGCGACGGAGCTCTACGGCCACGGCCAGGCGCTGCTGAAGCAGATCGTGGACGGCAAGCTGATTCGCGCCCGCGGCGTCTACGGCTTCTGGAAGGCCAACAGTGACGGCGACACGATCGTGCTCGAGAACGGCGTCCGCTTCCCGATGCTGCGGCAGCAGGAAGTGATCGCCGACGACAAGCCGAACCGTTCGCTGGCGGATTTCGTCGCGCCGTTCGGGGGCGGCGTCACCGACTACGTCGGTGCGTTCGCGGTCACCGCGGGACTCGGCGTGGACGAGCTCGTCAAGAAGTTCGAAGCCGGGCACGATGACTACTCCGCCATCCTGGTGAAGGCGCTGGCGGATCGGCTGGCCGAGGCGTTCGCGGAATACCTGCACGCGCAGGCGCGCCGGGAATGGGGCATCGTCGATCAGCTGTCGAACGACGACCTGATCGAGGAGAACTTCCGCGGCATTCGTCCGGCGTTCGGCTATCCCGCCTGCCCGGACCACAGCGAGAAGGCGCGGCTGTTCGACCTGCTCGGCGCCCGTGCCGTCGGCCTCGATCTCACCGAGTCGTTTGCCATGACCCCAGCCGCATCGGTCAGCGGCCTGTACTTCTCGCATCCGCAGTCGAAGTACTTCGCCATCCAGCGGATTGGCGCGGATCAGGTCGCCGACTACGCGAAGCGCAAAGGCATGGAGGTCAGCGAGGCCGAGCGCTGGCTGCGGCCAGTACTCGCCTATGATCCGTCACTCGTAAGTGCCTAG
- a CDS encoding ADOP family duplicated permease — protein sequence MRFLRHIARWFALGRLDAELAEELEHHRALTKARFEADGMAAAEAEHASQRAMGNVTLAREDARDVWVVRWADQLWRDVTCGARGLRHEPVLAFAAILTLAIGIATTTTAFSVADAELWRPLPFPDSENLTSITWRPSGTRQSVAGISGPDLIDWRGAADGLAEIARGGSQLRQVLQLKTAESVAVLPVTANFFTTLRRGAIEGRTFNSDDPAGEQLAVVTDRALARLFGGDLATIGRTVMVDDVATTIIGVVAADAALGQDPDLYVPLDERSAPFLDRTQPLGYTAIARLAPGVSRDQLRAALQTLADRTAETPIPGRDGLRIEITDLRDEFSGHNWRPLYFFAGASLIVLLLCAANVAALLVSRAMRRSREFALRGALGGGTGALTRQLLVEGALLAVPGGLLGVLLTFWLLRLLLPLLPSDSFGRIHEIPVDLRVCVFSIAATAVSTLIFALVPLPLARRVAAAAALREGGRSGASRADGLVRNVLLTLQISLTVVLLAGAAIFLKSFVALTRMPLGFEPTNVAVLRVTLSGPRYESTDAWRGFADRIEQQVRQVPGVRSVALATSSPLASGAVAYVAHSDRPAPPPGEDTRVIFRAVTPQYFSALGIGIRRGRAFSAADAPGAHRVAIVDETLAVGLFGEGVDPVGKVLDLLPRGRSTWVTPPGPLQIVGLIDDPKEVGFNEVPFAGLYVPLAQMPASRLEVIVRMDMAPATALSALRASAAETDPAIPITSASTLETRVDRALQGDRFNLLLVASFAIIALVLAAIGVYATTAYNIQTRTREFGIRLALGALPSSLVKAAIWSSGRLALVGALAGLVATLALARVLGTALYLVPGEHNGLLYGVTTTDPAMLAAALVGVLITTLVAAAIPTRQLARVDPVSALRAE from the coding sequence ATGAGATTCCTCCGCCACATCGCTCGATGGTTTGCCCTCGGCCGCTTGGATGCGGAGCTCGCCGAAGAGCTCGAGCACCATCGCGCCTTGACCAAGGCCCGGTTCGAAGCGGACGGCATGGCGGCCGCCGAAGCCGAGCATGCGAGCCAGCGTGCAATGGGCAACGTCACGCTGGCGCGCGAGGACGCGCGTGATGTCTGGGTGGTCCGCTGGGCCGACCAGCTGTGGCGCGATGTTACCTGTGGCGCGCGCGGGCTGCGTCACGAGCCCGTACTCGCATTCGCCGCAATCCTGACGCTCGCCATCGGCATCGCCACCACCACCACAGCTTTCAGCGTCGCCGACGCCGAGCTGTGGCGGCCGCTGCCGTTTCCCGACTCGGAAAACCTGACGTCCATCACCTGGCGCCCATCAGGCACACGGCAGTCGGTGGCCGGTATCTCCGGCCCGGATCTGATCGACTGGCGTGGCGCCGCCGACGGATTGGCGGAGATCGCCAGGGGCGGCAGCCAGTTGCGGCAGGTGCTGCAACTGAAGACGGCCGAGTCGGTGGCAGTCTTACCGGTCACGGCAAACTTCTTCACCACGTTGAGGCGCGGGGCAATCGAGGGGCGCACCTTCAACAGCGACGACCCGGCGGGCGAGCAATTGGCGGTAGTCACCGATCGCGCCCTGGCGCGTTTGTTCGGTGGGGATCTGGCAACGATCGGCCGAACGGTAATGGTGGATGACGTTGCGACGACCATCATCGGTGTGGTGGCCGCCGACGCTGCCCTCGGTCAGGATCCCGACCTGTACGTCCCGCTCGATGAACGCTCTGCCCCTTTTCTCGACCGCACGCAGCCGCTTGGCTACACGGCGATCGCGCGGCTGGCACCTGGTGTCAGCCGCGATCAACTGCGAGCGGCCCTCCAAACGCTCGCCGACCGCACGGCCGAGACACCCATTCCTGGCCGCGACGGGCTGCGGATCGAGATCACCGATCTGCGCGACGAATTCAGTGGCCACAACTGGCGTCCGCTCTACTTCTTCGCCGGCGCTTCGCTGATCGTGCTGTTGCTGTGCGCGGCGAATGTCGCCGCGCTGCTGGTGTCTCGGGCCATGCGGCGGAGCCGCGAGTTTGCCCTGCGAGGAGCGCTGGGCGGAGGAACAGGGGCACTGACCCGTCAGCTGCTGGTCGAAGGCGCATTGCTGGCCGTGCCTGGCGGTCTGCTTGGCGTACTCCTGACCTTCTGGTTGCTTCGCTTGCTGCTACCCTTGCTACCGTCGGATTCGTTCGGGCGGATCCATGAGATTCCCGTCGATCTTCGCGTCTGCGTCTTCTCGATTGCTGCCACGGCAGTGTCGACCTTGATCTTTGCCCTTGTGCCTCTGCCGCTCGCGCGACGCGTGGCGGCGGCCGCGGCCCTCAGAGAAGGCGGGCGCTCCGGCGCTTCTCGTGCCGACGGGCTGGTGCGCAACGTGCTGCTGACGCTGCAGATTAGCCTCACCGTTGTCTTGCTGGCCGGGGCGGCAATTTTCCTCAAGAGCTTCGTCGCGCTAACCCGAATGCCGCTTGGCTTCGAACCCACCAACGTGGCGGTGCTGCGCGTCACGCTCAGCGGGCCGCGATACGAGTCGACCGATGCGTGGCGGGGATTTGCCGATCGGATCGAGCAGCAGGTGCGGCAGGTGCCTGGCGTGAGGTCGGTGGCGCTGGCGACCAGTTCGCCGCTCGCGAGCGGGGCCGTGGCATATGTCGCGCACAGCGACCGCCCCGCGCCCCCGCCCGGAGAAGACACGCGAGTCATTTTCCGCGCCGTCACTCCTCAGTACTTCAGTGCCCTTGGCATTGGCATCAGGCGCGGCCGCGCATTTTCCGCTGCCGACGCGCCAGGCGCGCACCGTGTGGCGATTGTCGACGAAACCTTGGCGGTCGGATTGTTTGGGGAAGGGGTAGATCCCGTCGGCAAGGTGCTCGATCTGCTGCCGCGCGGACGCTCAACCTGGGTCACGCCCCCCGGTCCGCTGCAGATCGTTGGGTTGATCGACGACCCGAAGGAAGTGGGATTCAACGAGGTGCCCTTCGCGGGTCTCTACGTGCCGCTGGCACAGATGCCGGCCTCGCGCCTCGAGGTGATCGTGCGAATGGACATGGCGCCGGCAACCGCGCTTTCGGCGCTACGGGCCAGTGCCGCCGAGACGGACCCGGCCATTCCGATCACCAGCGCATCGACGTTGGAGACAAGGGTCGATCGGGCCTTGCAGGGCGATCGATTCAATTTATTGCTGGTTGCGAGTTTCGCGATCATCGCGCTGGTGCTGGCGGCGATCGGTGTCTACGCCACCACCGCCTACAACATCCAGACTCGCACGCGCGAGTTCGGGATCAGGCTCGCGTTAGGGGCCCTGCCCAGCTCGTTGGTCAAGGCCGCAATCTGGAGCAGCGGACGGCTGGCGCTGGTCGGCGCCCTCGCCGGCCTTGTCGCTACCCTCGCGCTCGCGCGCGTGCTGGGCACCGCCCTTTACCTTGTGCCAGGCGAACATAACGGGCTGCTCTACGGCGTCACCACGACGGACCCGGCAATGCTTGCCGCGGCACTCGTCGGCGTACTAATCACTACGCTCGTCGCTGCGGCCATCCCGACGCGCCAACTCGCGCGCGTTGATCCGGTATCGGCGCTTAGAGCCGAGTGA